The following are from one region of the Rosistilla carotiformis genome:
- a CDS encoding GNAT family N-acetyltransferase, with the protein MNLRIVKSEADFMQLRGAWDALDPAPMQSFAWNFAWWQSFSRYNALRIYCYEDQGSVVGIAPFYFDRRLGQRALKFLGSGITCSDYAQLIVADEHRQDFISAIAEDVRQSRFIRMVELDGVLADPSRNPDLKIVDRLGTPFWRYDRDVESSWVLDLPDSWDQFVKNSASNLRRKIRKAERRIDSGQVQIRSTRNDLPIESAFATLVRLHLERTDAKGLQSAFCNPEYVRFLHAAATDLIPQGKAEIITAGYEDKPIAVHLNLHGASGPQLYQSGASRDAMELEPGHLLFTYAIRRTIDEGIAEFDFLRGDEPYKKFWGARPIPLATVRCVSKSLLTTAGHKLALGARRLKGDLRSFQWRGLGVAR; encoded by the coding sequence ATGAATCTACGGATTGTCAAAAGCGAAGCGGATTTCATGCAACTGCGTGGGGCCTGGGACGCGTTGGATCCCGCACCGATGCAGAGCTTCGCCTGGAACTTCGCATGGTGGCAAAGCTTCAGCCGCTACAACGCGCTACGGATCTATTGCTACGAAGATCAAGGCTCCGTCGTCGGAATCGCGCCGTTTTATTTCGACCGTCGCCTTGGCCAACGCGCTTTGAAGTTCCTCGGCAGCGGGATCACATGCAGCGATTACGCGCAATTGATCGTCGCCGACGAACACCGCCAAGATTTCATTTCGGCGATCGCCGAAGACGTCCGTCAGTCGCGGTTCATCCGGATGGTCGAACTCGACGGCGTCCTCGCCGATCCCTCCCGAAACCCCGACCTCAAGATCGTCGACCGATTGGGAACGCCCTTCTGGCGATACGACCGCGACGTCGAATCGTCTTGGGTATTGGATCTGCCCGATTCGTGGGACCAATTTGTAAAGAACTCGGCTTCCAATTTGCGCCGCAAGATTCGCAAAGCCGAACGCCGCATCGACAGCGGGCAGGTTCAGATCCGTTCGACCCGCAACGACCTACCTATCGAATCGGCATTTGCGACGCTGGTCCGCCTGCACCTGGAACGAACCGATGCCAAGGGGTTGCAGTCGGCGTTTTGCAATCCGGAGTACGTCCGCTTCCTGCATGCCGCCGCAACCGATTTGATCCCTCAGGGCAAAGCCGAAATCATCACCGCAGGCTACGAAGACAAACCGATCGCCGTCCATTTGAATTTGCACGGCGCAAGTGGTCCGCAATTGTATCAGTCTGGCGCATCGCGTGATGCGATGGAACTGGAGCCTGGGCATTTGCTGTTCACCTACGCGATTCGCCGAACGATCGATGAAGGGATTGCCGAGTTCGACTTCCTGCGCGGCGACGAACCGTACAAAAAGTTCTGGGGCGCTCGGCCTATTCCCTTGGCAACCGTGAGGTGTGTGTCGAAGAGCCTGCTCACAACCGCTGGGCACAAGTTGGCACTCGGAGCTCGACGACTAAAAGGCGACCTACGCAGCTTCCAATGGCGTGGGTTGGGAGTCGCTCGATGA
- a CDS encoding GNAT family N-acetyltransferase has product MIQKLSMSLLEPTASKPKIGQKHYRVAEVDLPQLDFRGRIVRDLEELESIADRWQRLMETAIQPNLFFDPDFLIPALRHLNDRDAAVLVIEAPRRMHPEGEPVLCALMPLVAKRIYGLPLSGREIWKHDQCFDCTPLLRRDCDAEAWRFALEYLATEQGVQLLSMDTVSGQDRFANLITDHFHAASMTVFHRDAFTRACFLPAPDAETYLNAQVSKSTRKGTQRLSRKLAERGELTTRCAEEDDHATWIEEYIALEAAGWKGRQGTAFASSERGLGFFREMATRMLSKRKMQILKVSQDERPISMMCDLTTSGRGAHFKTTFDETLHEYSPGLIAELENIPIMHDRGLEIVDSCADPDHSMINRVWPDRIRFQSLVVALGGKLSNIAAASLPMLQLVHHSITKKGK; this is encoded by the coding sequence ATGATCCAAAAGCTGTCCATGTCACTGCTGGAACCGACGGCTTCAAAGCCCAAAATCGGGCAAAAACATTACCGCGTGGCGGAGGTCGATCTGCCACAACTCGACTTCCGCGGCCGAATCGTTCGCGACCTCGAAGAACTCGAATCGATCGCCGATCGCTGGCAGCGATTGATGGAAACCGCGATCCAGCCGAATCTATTCTTCGATCCCGATTTTCTGATCCCCGCGCTGCGGCATCTGAACGATCGCGATGCGGCGGTGCTGGTGATCGAAGCGCCGCGGCGCATGCATCCCGAAGGCGAACCGGTCCTGTGCGCCCTGATGCCACTGGTCGCGAAACGAATCTACGGCCTGCCATTATCGGGTCGCGAAATCTGGAAACACGATCAGTGCTTCGATTGCACTCCGCTGTTACGCCGCGATTGCGACGCCGAAGCCTGGCGGTTTGCACTCGAATATTTGGCGACCGAGCAGGGCGTGCAATTGCTGAGCATGGACACGGTCAGCGGTCAGGATCGATTTGCGAATCTGATCACCGATCATTTTCATGCCGCATCGATGACCGTCTTCCACCGCGACGCCTTCACGCGAGCCTGCTTCTTGCCGGCCCCCGATGCAGAAACGTACCTGAATGCTCAAGTCTCCAAGAGTACGCGGAAGGGAACGCAGCGATTGAGTCGCAAGTTGGCCGAGCGGGGAGAACTGACAACGCGGTGTGCGGAGGAAGACGACCACGCGACGTGGATCGAAGAATACATCGCCTTGGAAGCAGCCGGTTGGAAGGGACGCCAAGGGACCGCGTTTGCCAGCAGCGAACGCGGTCTTGGATTCTTCCGCGAGATGGCGACGCGCATGCTGAGCAAACGCAAGATGCAGATCCTGAAGGTTTCGCAAGACGAGCGTCCGATCAGCATGATGTGCGATCTAACGACATCCGGACGCGGGGCGCACTTCAAAACCACTTTCGACGAAACGCTACACGAATATTCTCCCGGCTTGATCGCCGAACTGGAGAACATCCCGATCATGCACGACCGCGGATTGGAGATCGTCGATTCGTGCGCCGATCCCGACCACTCGATGATCAACCGCGTCTGGCCCGACCGGATCCGATTTCAAAGTCTCGTCGTAGCATTGGGCGGCAAGCTGTCGAACATCGCCGCAGCCAGCCTACCGATGCTCCAGCTGGTCCATCACTCCATTACAAAGAAGGGAAAATAA
- a CDS encoding cupin-like domain-containing protein, which translates to MLQPLPTALSQDHLCDLDQQKFIDDFNRRPFKIGHQLNDHPLFALESLIALSKDLPADRVEYNAGNLPVSQDPTSTPKNGLSVEETIQRIQQCQSWLVLKNVELNNEYGDLLDQCLDQVKPLAALVSEGMTHKQGFIFISSPGSVTPFHIDPENNFLLQIRGTKKVWMFGQNDREVLPETQVEDFFSGAHRNMQFEERFRERGQQFDLSPGEGLHFPVVAPHYVENGPEVSVSFSITFQTQDSSDRQTLHRFNRHLRRIGLTPSNVGERPGRDNAKLTMLRTLRKVKNIVRRPADA; encoded by the coding sequence ATGTTGCAACCACTCCCCACCGCGCTCAGCCAAGACCATCTGTGCGACCTGGACCAGCAGAAGTTCATCGACGATTTCAATCGCCGTCCGTTTAAGATCGGGCATCAATTGAACGATCATCCGTTGTTCGCATTGGAATCGTTGATCGCATTGTCGAAAGACCTGCCAGCCGACCGCGTCGAATACAACGCTGGCAACCTGCCGGTATCACAAGACCCGACATCGACGCCGAAAAACGGGCTGTCGGTGGAAGAGACGATCCAACGGATCCAGCAGTGCCAATCTTGGTTGGTGCTAAAAAACGTTGAACTGAACAACGAATATGGCGACCTGTTGGATCAATGCCTCGACCAGGTCAAACCGCTGGCAGCGTTGGTATCCGAAGGGATGACGCACAAGCAGGGCTTCATCTTCATTTCGTCTCCCGGTTCGGTGACTCCATTCCATATCGATCCGGAGAATAACTTTCTTCTGCAGATCCGCGGCACGAAGAAGGTCTGGATGTTCGGGCAGAACGATCGCGAAGTCCTCCCCGAAACGCAGGTCGAAGACTTCTTCTCCGGCGCTCACCGGAACATGCAGTTCGAAGAACGGTTCCGCGAGCGTGGCCAGCAGTTCGATCTGTCGCCCGGCGAGGGTTTGCACTTCCCCGTCGTTGCGCCGCATTACGTCGAAAATGGCCCCGAGGTCTCGGTCTCGTTCAGCATCACCTTCCAGACCCAAGACTCCTCGGATCGGCAAACCCTTCATCGCTTCAACCGCCACTTGCGACGGATCGGTTTGACGCCGTCGAACGTCGGTGAGCGTCCCGGTCGCGACAACGCAAAATTGACGATGTTGCGGACGCTGCGGAAGGTGAAGAACATCGTGCGCCGTCCCGCCGACGCGTAA
- a CDS encoding ABC transporter ATP-binding protein yields the protein MYRLQSVTHTYQRRGQIVTALDDSNLEIADNDFIAIVGPSGSGKTTLLSVLGGMLAPTTGQIMLDGQSLYDLSIESRAELRREKIGFVFQSFNLIHWLSACENVQIPLMLSGLSAQRQRAHALELLDRVGLADRSDHRPSEMSQGQQQRVALARTLANDPQIILADEPTGNLDAETRVQVMEYLTEFHNDGRTIVMVTHDAQTASFANRTIRLVAGVTQEVATAKAA from the coding sequence ATGTATCGCTTGCAATCGGTCACTCATACGTACCAGCGTCGCGGTCAAATCGTGACCGCTCTGGACGACTCCAATCTCGAAATCGCCGACAACGACTTCATCGCGATCGTTGGTCCCAGCGGCAGCGGAAAGACGACGTTGCTGTCGGTGTTGGGAGGCATGTTGGCTCCCACGACCGGTCAGATCATGCTCGATGGCCAGTCGCTGTACGATCTGTCGATCGAGAGCCGAGCGGAGCTGCGACGCGAAAAGATCGGCTTCGTGTTCCAGTCGTTCAATCTGATCCATTGGCTCTCCGCATGTGAAAACGTGCAGATCCCACTGATGCTGTCGGGACTGAGCGCTCAACGGCAGCGAGCGCACGCGTTGGAGCTGTTGGATCGCGTCGGACTCGCCGACCGCAGCGATCACCGTCCGTCGGAGATGAGCCAAGGGCAACAACAACGCGTCGCACTGGCGCGGACGTTGGCCAACGATCCTCAGATCATCTTAGCCGACGAACCGACGGGAAACCTCGACGCCGAGACCCGCGTGCAAGTGATGGAATATCTGACCGAGTTCCACAACGACGGCCGCACGATCGTGATGGTCACTCACGATGCCCAGACCGCGTCGTTCGCCAACCGAACGATCCGTCTAGTCGCGGGCGTGACACAAGAAGTTGCCACAGCCAAAGCCGCCTAG
- a CDS encoding ABC transporter permease — MQLKSMIWKELWQRPTPMLTSLLAVTLGVTALVAIQNITVFSERKIAGDMESLGANVLVLPPNVSLQDYYSADMHGHTMPEEYVTRLALARMAGVENLAPKLCVAADVDSIPVTLTGILPRSEFQAKSAWQGLGMLTNAVGTDAGCCAPKASVPSSGDNDPDSLATNRTIEELGDRDVILGRDIATQLGASVGDKLPLLGEEFKVLTILPATGTIDDGRVFAHLHSVQDLSEAGPVVNVIEIMACCEEAAGGLIGKLSAELPDTRVITIAQVVETQIAVNGLMSRLSWVFFSILLLVGGASIASVMYANVTERRKEIGTLMALGASRGFVTKMFLGKATLLGLAGGVGGFAAGTILAAILGPQLLGVHVQPMPSLLGVGMATATIVAVLASLLPARRAAGVDPCLVFNDA; from the coding sequence ATGCAACTGAAGTCCATGATTTGGAAAGAACTGTGGCAGCGGCCGACACCGATGTTGACCAGCCTGCTAGCGGTAACGCTTGGCGTGACGGCGCTGGTCGCGATCCAGAACATCACCGTTTTCTCGGAGCGGAAGATTGCTGGCGACATGGAATCGCTGGGAGCCAACGTGCTGGTGCTGCCACCGAACGTCAGCTTGCAAGATTATTATTCGGCCGACATGCATGGTCACACGATGCCTGAAGAGTATGTCACGCGGTTGGCTTTGGCCCGGATGGCGGGCGTCGAAAATTTGGCGCCCAAGTTGTGCGTGGCTGCGGATGTCGATTCGATTCCCGTGACGCTGACCGGGATTTTGCCACGCAGCGAATTCCAAGCGAAATCGGCTTGGCAGGGGCTGGGAATGTTGACCAATGCCGTCGGCACCGACGCCGGTTGCTGTGCTCCCAAAGCTTCCGTTCCATCGAGCGGCGACAACGATCCCGATTCCTTGGCGACCAATCGCACGATCGAGGAACTGGGCGATCGCGACGTGATCTTGGGACGCGACATCGCCACGCAATTGGGAGCCAGCGTTGGCGACAAGCTGCCGTTGTTGGGCGAAGAATTTAAGGTGCTGACGATTCTGCCAGCCACCGGAACGATCGACGACGGCCGCGTCTTCGCTCACCTGCACAGCGTGCAAGATCTTTCCGAAGCGGGCCCGGTTGTGAACGTGATCGAGATCATGGCTTGCTGTGAGGAAGCCGCCGGCGGATTGATCGGCAAGCTGTCGGCAGAACTGCCCGACACACGAGTGATCACAATCGCGCAAGTGGTCGAAACGCAGATCGCCGTCAACGGTCTGATGTCGCGATTGTCGTGGGTCTTCTTTTCGATCCTGTTGTTGGTCGGCGGAGCGAGCATCGCCAGCGTGATGTACGCCAACGTGACCGAACGCCGCAAAGAGATCGGCACGCTGATGGCGCTGGGTGCATCGCGCGGCTTCGTCACAAAGATGTTCTTGGGCAAAGCGACGTTGTTGGGCTTGGCCGGCGGTGTCGGCGGGTTCGCTGCCGGAACGATCCTGGCCGCGATCTTAGGTCCTCAATTGTTGGGCGTTCACGTCCAACCGATGCCCAGCCTGCTTGGCGTCGGGATGGCCACCGCCACGATCGTCGCCGTGTTGGCTAGCCTGCTGCCAGCTCGCCGCGCCGCGGGAGTCGATCCCTGCCTGGTGTTCAACGACGCCTGA
- a CDS encoding efflux RND transporter permease subunit yields the protein MLNAIIRFALHQRLLVIAAALFLVGYGTWQAMHSQIDVFPDLNRPRVVIMTEAPGLAPEEVETLITFPIETTMNGANGVQAVRSASGVGISVIYVEFDWGTDIYNDRQIVNERLQLVQERMPEGVKPTLAPISSIMGQILMLGMWSEDASTPPLELRTLGDWVVRQRLLTIPGVSQVFTMGGGRKQFQVLVDPDAMLRFGVALHEVKQAVQNSNENATGGYLDEQGPNELLVRALGRVQSIEDLQKVVVTMREGRPIALGQIATVVAGPQVRRGDSAAYLRDGEGEFSGGPAVILTINKQPGADTRRVTDDVLAAIDDLRPSLPEGLRIEPLYTQKSFIDRAIANVVEALRDGGFLVVIILFLFLMNVRTTFITLTAIPLSLVMTAIVFSFFGISINTMTLGGLAVAIGELVDDAIVDVENIFRRLKENRALANPKPPLLVVFRASVEIRNSIVFGTMIVILVFIPLFALSGMEGRLFAPLGIAYIVSILSSLLVSLTVTPVLSYWLLGKQKLTEQERDGLLLRGIKWIGDRVIRFSLRLPRLNLTVTAVLVALAGLFAYSLERDFLPPFNEGAVQLNVVLPPGTSLETSNQIAQRVEQRLQQIDDVQQFVRRTGRAELDEHAEGVNMSEFILELDPESPRPRESQLEEIREAMADIPGIVTAVEQPIAHLISHMLSGVKAQIGIKIYGDDLDTLRRKAEEMQSAIGTVAGVKDLMVEPQVTIPQLRIELDRDKLLVHGLTPAEVNEFIETAMNGQVVSEVLIGQRTFDLLIRLDEDYRENLQSLRRLTINLKDGGMLPLEAVAKIYESGGPNTINRENVRRRIVLQCNVADRGVVDVVQDIQQRVAPVVASLPPGYFVQYSGQFESQQSASRVIGALFAVSLVGVFLVLFTMFRSVNLSLQVMAALPMAFIGSVLALVVTGQTLTVAAMVGFISLAGIASRNGILLLNHYLHLVRHEGEDWTQEMIVRAGLERLAPVLMTALTSGIGLVPLVMAAGEPGKEILYPVATVILGGLISSTMLDFFVHPALFWLFGIDEARRVVEESGNELELTEESDDLNHESTTNHPPLTTPVAT from the coding sequence ATGTTAAACGCAATCATCCGATTCGCGCTCCACCAGCGGTTGCTGGTGATCGCCGCTGCATTGTTTCTTGTCGGTTATGGAACCTGGCAAGCGATGCATTCACAGATCGATGTGTTTCCGGATCTGAACCGACCGCGAGTCGTGATCATGACCGAAGCACCGGGGCTTGCCCCCGAAGAGGTCGAGACGCTGATCACGTTTCCGATCGAAACGACGATGAACGGTGCCAACGGCGTGCAAGCGGTTCGCAGCGCGTCGGGCGTCGGGATCTCGGTGATCTATGTCGAATTCGACTGGGGTACCGATATCTACAACGACCGCCAGATCGTCAACGAACGGCTGCAATTGGTTCAAGAGCGGATGCCCGAAGGCGTCAAACCAACGCTGGCACCGATCTCATCGATCATGGGGCAGATCCTGATGCTGGGGATGTGGAGCGAAGATGCCAGCACGCCGCCGTTGGAGCTGCGCACGCTGGGCGACTGGGTCGTGCGGCAGCGGTTGCTGACGATCCCCGGCGTCTCGCAAGTCTTCACGATGGGGGGCGGCCGCAAGCAGTTCCAAGTGTTGGTCGATCCCGATGCGATGCTGCGATTTGGCGTGGCGCTACACGAAGTGAAACAAGCGGTCCAGAACAGCAACGAAAACGCGACCGGCGGCTACTTGGATGAACAGGGGCCCAACGAATTGCTGGTCCGTGCGTTGGGACGCGTTCAATCGATCGAGGATCTGCAAAAAGTTGTCGTCACGATGCGGGAAGGCCGACCGATCGCGTTGGGCCAGATTGCCACTGTCGTCGCTGGGCCGCAGGTTCGCCGCGGCGACAGCGCAGCCTATCTGCGCGATGGCGAGGGAGAGTTTTCCGGCGGCCCTGCAGTCATCCTGACGATCAACAAGCAGCCCGGAGCCGACACGCGCCGCGTGACCGATGACGTCCTGGCGGCGATCGACGATCTACGTCCTTCGTTGCCCGAGGGGCTGCGAATCGAACCGTTGTACACGCAGAAGTCGTTTATCGATCGGGCGATCGCCAACGTTGTCGAAGCGCTTCGCGACGGCGGATTCCTGGTCGTGATCATCCTGTTTTTGTTCTTGATGAACGTTCGCACGACCTTCATCACGCTGACCGCAATCCCGTTGTCGTTGGTGATGACAGCGATCGTCTTTTCGTTCTTCGGGATCTCGATCAACACGATGACCCTCGGCGGGCTGGCGGTGGCGATCGGCGAATTAGTCGACGACGCGATCGTCGACGTTGAAAACATTTTCCGGCGGCTGAAAGAAAACCGAGCCCTTGCGAATCCGAAGCCGCCGCTGTTGGTCGTGTTCCGCGCCAGCGTCGAGATCCGCAACTCGATCGTCTTCGGCACGATGATCGTGATCCTGGTCTTCATTCCGTTGTTTGCACTCTCGGGCATGGAGGGGCGGCTGTTCGCGCCACTGGGGATCGCCTACATCGTCTCGATCTTGTCGTCGCTACTGGTCTCGTTAACCGTCACGCCGGTGCTCTCCTATTGGTTGCTGGGCAAGCAAAAGTTGACCGAACAAGAGCGGGACGGCTTGCTGCTGCGAGGGATCAAATGGATCGGCGACCGCGTGATTCGGTTCAGCCTGCGACTGCCGCGATTGAACCTAACGGTCACCGCGGTGCTGGTCGCGTTGGCGGGGCTGTTTGCGTACAGCCTGGAACGCGATTTTCTGCCGCCCTTTAATGAGGGAGCGGTTCAGTTGAACGTCGTGCTTCCGCCGGGGACTTCGTTGGAGACATCGAATCAGATCGCCCAACGCGTCGAACAGCGGCTGCAACAGATCGACGATGTCCAACAGTTCGTGCGCCGGACCGGTCGAGCCGAACTGGACGAGCATGCTGAAGGAGTGAACATGAGCGAGTTCATCCTGGAACTGGATCCCGAATCGCCTCGGCCGCGCGAGTCGCAACTGGAAGAGATCCGCGAAGCGATGGCCGATATCCCCGGCATCGTGACCGCCGTCGAACAACCGATCGCCCACCTGATCTCCCACATGCTCTCGGGCGTCAAAGCTCAGATCGGGATCAAAATCTATGGCGACGATCTCGATACGCTGCGTCGCAAGGCGGAGGAGATGCAGTCGGCGATCGGGACGGTTGCGGGAGTCAAAGACCTGATGGTCGAACCTCAGGTGACGATCCCACAATTGCGGATCGAACTGGACCGCGACAAACTGCTGGTCCATGGTCTGACGCCCGCGGAGGTGAACGAATTTATCGAGACCGCGATGAATGGACAGGTCGTTTCCGAAGTCCTGATCGGCCAGCGGACCTTCGATCTGCTGATCCGATTGGACGAAGACTACCGCGAAAATCTGCAGTCATTGCGACGCTTGACGATCAACTTGAAGGATGGCGGCATGCTGCCGTTGGAAGCTGTCGCGAAGATCTACGAATCGGGGGGGCCCAACACGATTAACCGCGAGAACGTTCGTCGACGGATCGTACTGCAATGCAACGTCGCCGATCGCGGCGTGGTCGATGTGGTGCAAGACATTCAGCAACGGGTCGCGCCGGTCGTCGCTTCGCTGCCGCCGGGCTATTTCGTCCAGTACAGCGGCCAGTTTGAAAGCCAGCAATCGGCATCGCGCGTGATCGGAGCCCTGTTTGCCGTCTCATTGGTCGGCGTCTTCTTGGTCCTGTTCACGATGTTCCGCAGCGTCAACCTTTCGCTGCAAGTGATGGCCGCCCTGCCGATGGCTTTCATCGGGTCGGTGCTTGCGTTGGTGGTGACCGGTCAAACGCTGACCGTCGCCGCGATGGTCGGCTTCATTTCGCTAGCCGGAATCGCGTCGCGAAACGGAATCCTGCTGCTCAACCACTACCTGCACCTGGTCCGCCACGAAGGCGAAGACTGGACGCAAGAGATGATCGTCCGCGCCGGCTTGGAACGTTTGGCTCCCGTCTTGATGACCGCGCTGACCTCGGGGATCGGACTGGTTCCGCTGGTCATGGCGGCTGGCGAACCGGGCAAAGAGATCCTCTACCCGGTGGCGACAGTCATCCTGGGCGGATTGATCAGTTCGACCATGCTCGACTTTTTTGTTCACCCCGCTCTGTTCTGGCTGTTCGGAATCGATGAAGCCCGCCGCGTCGTCGAGGAATCGGGCAACGAATTGGAGCTGACGGAAGAGTCGGATGATTTGAACCACGAATCAACAACGAACCATCCACCGCTCACGACACCGGTGGCCACCTAA
- a CDS encoding efflux RND transporter periplasmic adaptor subunit — protein MKFRIPQSKKLAQWAWLGGLLLVVLVAGFTWQRWFPATQSWVGRTVAVFRSGGPESEHGGESAVADPHAGHDHSGHAHAGHDEASSLELSAQAIRNIGLSDETIQPIRLETYRKSITVPAVVVERPGRSRVQVATPMTGVITHVHAVQGEAIEPGALLFQVRLTHEDLVQAQTEFVQTLGEWDVEKREIARLQDVTRSGAVAGKVLLEREYAKDKLEAALSAQRESLRLHGLSDKQVEQIASERRLLRELQIYAPSVDNHPEEELRLSMNPIQAAAYTHNRQAAQPADGLPAVAGPLILQELAVHKGQSVSAGETLCILAEYDELFIEGLAFEQDIDQLRRASQNDWTVDAVFDQPNDKKQIVAGLRIVYLDNRVDPDSRTLNFYVRLTNQVTKDQRADGNRYIEWRYLPGQRLQLRVPVEEWPQQIVLPVEAVAREGAEFFVFQQNGNHFDRIPVHVKYRDQYSAVIDNDGSLFPGDVVAMRGAHQMQMALKNKAGGGVDPHAGHNH, from the coding sequence ATGAAGTTCCGTATTCCCCAATCAAAAAAACTCGCCCAGTGGGCCTGGCTCGGCGGCCTGTTGCTAGTGGTCCTGGTCGCAGGTTTCACCTGGCAGCGATGGTTCCCCGCGACGCAGTCGTGGGTCGGTCGAACCGTGGCGGTCTTCCGGTCGGGCGGTCCCGAATCGGAGCATGGAGGCGAATCTGCCGTCGCCGATCCGCACGCCGGGCACGATCACTCGGGGCATGCGCACGCCGGTCACGACGAAGCCTCCTCCTTGGAGCTCTCGGCGCAAGCGATCCGCAACATCGGACTATCGGATGAAACGATCCAACCCATCCGATTGGAGACGTATCGCAAATCGATCACCGTTCCGGCCGTGGTCGTCGAGCGACCGGGGCGATCGCGCGTCCAAGTCGCCACGCCGATGACCGGCGTGATCACTCATGTCCACGCGGTTCAAGGCGAAGCGATCGAGCCGGGAGCTCTACTGTTTCAGGTCCGCTTGACCCATGAAGACCTTGTGCAAGCTCAGACCGAATTCGTCCAGACGCTTGGCGAATGGGATGTCGAGAAGCGTGAGATCGCTCGGCTGCAAGACGTCACCCGCAGCGGCGCCGTGGCGGGCAAGGTGTTGCTGGAACGGGAGTATGCGAAAGACAAATTGGAAGCCGCGCTCAGCGCCCAACGGGAATCGCTGCGACTGCACGGACTGTCGGATAAACAAGTCGAACAGATCGCTAGCGAACGTCGTTTGTTGCGAGAGCTGCAGATCTACGCTCCCTCGGTCGACAACCATCCCGAAGAGGAATTGCGGCTGTCGATGAATCCAATCCAAGCTGCCGCGTACACGCACAATCGCCAAGCCGCGCAACCGGCCGACGGGTTGCCCGCGGTGGCTGGACCTTTGATCCTGCAAGAACTGGCGGTCCACAAGGGCCAGTCGGTCAGTGCTGGCGAGACGCTGTGCATCCTGGCCGAATACGACGAACTGTTTATCGAAGGTCTGGCCTTCGAACAGGACATCGATCAACTGCGTCGCGCGTCGCAGAACGATTGGACTGTCGACGCCGTCTTCGACCAACCCAATGACAAAAAGCAGATCGTGGCGGGACTGCGGATCGTCTATTTAGACAATCGCGTCGATCCCGATTCGCGAACGTTGAACTTCTACGTCCGGTTGACCAATCAGGTGACGAAGGATCAACGCGCCGACGGCAACCGCTATATCGAGTGGCGATATCTTCCTGGTCAGCGTCTGCAGTTGCGGGTGCCGGTCGAAGAATGGCCACAACAGATCGTCTTGCCGGTCGAAGCGGTCGCTCGCGAAGGAGCGGAGTTTTTCGTCTTCCAGCAGAACGGAAACCACTTCGATCGGATCCCCGTCCACGTCAAATACCGCGATCAATATTCAGCGGTGATCGACAACGATGGCTCACTGTTCCCCGGCGACGTGGTCGCGATGCGTGGTGCACATCAGATGCAAATGGCCCTGAAGAACAAAGCTGGCGGCGGAGTTGATCCGCACGCAGGCCACAACCACTAA